Proteins from a genomic interval of Paenibacillus sp. RC334:
- a CDS encoding methylthioribulose 1-phosphate dehydratase → MSYSLADITLEEKRRALEELADVKELFASRNWFPGTSGNLSIRIGDFHPEQFYFAVTASGKDKTKRTPEDFLFVDQHGKAAEATSLKPSAETLIHCEIYRLTGCGAVFHVHTVFNNLISEYYGEQGSVPVQGIELIKAFNIWEENASIDIPVLPNYADIASIAKLVPGVLNDQVPGILLRNHGIYAWGRDVFEAKKHLEAFEFLFEATYRSLLLRP, encoded by the coding sequence ATGAGCTATAGCTTGGCAGACATTACGTTGGAAGAAAAACGCCGCGCACTGGAAGAACTCGCTGATGTCAAGGAGCTATTCGCATCTCGCAACTGGTTCCCCGGCACGAGCGGCAATTTGTCGATACGGATCGGGGATTTTCATCCTGAACAATTTTATTTTGCAGTTACTGCCAGCGGCAAGGATAAAACCAAGCGGACACCGGAAGATTTTCTGTTCGTGGACCAGCACGGAAAAGCGGCAGAAGCCACAAGCCTCAAGCCGAGCGCCGAAACGCTGATTCATTGCGAAATTTACCGTCTGACAGGCTGCGGAGCCGTTTTCCATGTGCATACGGTGTTCAACAATCTGATTTCCGAATATTACGGGGAACAAGGCTCTGTACCTGTGCAAGGCATTGAACTCATTAAGGCTTTTAACATTTGGGAGGAAAATGCTTCGATTGACATTCCTGTGCTGCCGAATTACGCGGATATTGCTTCGATTGCCAAGCTGGTGCCGGGTGTGCTGAATGATCAGGTGCCGGGAATTTTGCTGCGTAACCACGGCATTTATGCGTGGGGGCGTGATGTGTTTGAGGCTAAAAAGCATCTGGAGGCGTTTGAATTTTTGTTTGAAGCGACGTACCGCTCCTTGCTGCTAAGACCTTAG
- the thiE gene encoding thiamine phosphate synthase has protein sequence MPRIEIGRMREHLHLYLVMGSVNCGRDPLVVLEEALQGGVTLFQLREKGADCLTGSRLHEFAQAARRLCHQYDVPFLVNDDVELALAVNADGVHLGQEDEPADRVRSRMGNKIIGVSVHSLTEAEQAVRAGADYAGAGPMFPTRSKPDAHPVQGPELVRRLRTGGASLPLVGIGGITVDNATNVLQAGADGIAVISAISWAEAPREAAQSLRSILK, from the coding sequence ATGCCAAGAATTGAAATAGGGCGTATGCGGGAGCATCTGCATCTTTATTTGGTCATGGGGAGTGTGAATTGCGGCCGTGACCCGCTGGTGGTTTTGGAGGAAGCGTTGCAGGGAGGTGTGACCCTTTTTCAATTGCGTGAAAAGGGTGCGGACTGTCTAACGGGAAGTCGCTTGCATGAGTTCGCTCAAGCCGCCCGGAGGCTGTGCCATCAGTATGACGTTCCATTTCTCGTCAATGATGATGTCGAGCTTGCCTTGGCTGTGAATGCAGATGGCGTCCATCTTGGACAAGAAGACGAGCCTGCAGACCGCGTGCGCTCTCGAATGGGCAACAAAATCATCGGCGTATCGGTACACAGCCTAACGGAAGCGGAGCAGGCGGTACGCGCTGGCGCTGATTATGCGGGTGCAGGGCCGATGTTCCCGACTCGTTCCAAGCCGGATGCACATCCTGTGCAGGGACCGGAGCTGGTCCGCAGGCTACGTACCGGTGGTGCAAGCCTTCCGTTGGTTGGCATTGGCGGCATTACGGTGGACAACGCAACAAACGTCCTACAGGCAGGAGCAGATGGCATAGCGGTCATTTCAGCCATCTCATGGGCAGAAGCCCCCCGTGAGGCTGCACAAAGTCTGAGAAGCATCCTGAAATGA
- the thiD gene encoding bifunctional hydroxymethylpyrimidine kinase/phosphomethylpyrimidine kinase, which yields MTHTVYKALTIAGSDSGGGAGIQADLKTFQELGVYGMSALTGVTAQNTRGVQAVHPVPVAMVEAQLQSIGTDLSPDAVKTGMLVGAEVIRQVAAQIRQFRWPNVVVDPVMIAKGGTSLLQDEAVETLKSYLLPLAKVVTPNFPETEALTGLTLSSREDAKEAARMLADLGTSYVIIKGGHSAEEERSVDLLFDGRDFIELDGPRIHTPHTHGTGCTFSAALAAGLAAGRSVPQAAQTAKAFIQAAIEQGLGIGSGHGPTNHWAWNARWTGEEASVWSRAMREERSDAKN from the coding sequence ATGACCCATACGGTGTACAAAGCATTGACCATTGCAGGCTCGGACAGCGGAGGGGGTGCAGGCATACAGGCTGATTTAAAAACCTTTCAGGAGCTGGGCGTGTACGGCATGTCTGCCCTGACGGGAGTTACTGCTCAAAATACACGCGGTGTACAAGCTGTTCATCCTGTCCCTGTTGCCATGGTAGAGGCTCAATTACAGTCCATAGGTACGGATTTATCGCCTGATGCCGTTAAAACGGGTATGCTCGTAGGGGCTGAGGTCATTCGTCAGGTAGCCGCGCAAATTCGCCAGTTCCGATGGCCTAATGTTGTCGTAGACCCGGTAATGATCGCTAAGGGCGGAACTTCTCTACTTCAAGATGAGGCAGTGGAAACGCTAAAATCGTATTTGTTGCCGTTGGCGAAGGTAGTCACCCCGAATTTCCCGGAAACAGAGGCGTTGACAGGCTTAACCCTCTCCAGTCGTGAGGATGCGAAGGAAGCGGCTCGAATGCTGGCTGATTTGGGAACCAGCTACGTAATCATCAAGGGAGGGCATAGCGCGGAAGAGGAACGGTCCGTGGATTTGTTGTTCGACGGGCGCGATTTTATCGAACTGGACGGACCAAGAATTCATACCCCGCATACCCATGGAACGGGCTGTACCTTTTCGGCAGCGCTGGCGGCTGGATTGGCGGCAGGACGAAGTGTACCCCAGGCGGCACAGACGGCCAAGGCTTTTATACAGGCGGCGATTGAGCAGGGCTTGGGTATCGGCAGTGGGCATGGACCGACGAACCATTGGGCATGGAACGCACGCTGGACAGGAGAGGAAGCGTCTGTGTGGAGCAGGGCAATGAGGGAGGAGCGAAGCGATGCCAAGAATTGA
- a CDS encoding flavin reductase family protein: MISLNPDTLTGRENYKLLTGSIIPRPVAFVTTLSSEGVLNGAPFSYFSIVASEPPLLSVSVQRVDGVSKDTARNAMEQKAFVVHITDEDNVGAVNVTASRLSPEESEITLAGLTSVKSTKIAVPGVAEAKIRMECVLEQAIPLGGTEGAPACDLLIGRLVQYHLSEEAYQNTYIIAKELRPVSRLAGNDYAKLGEQFRLERPQ; this comes from the coding sequence ATGATATCACTAAATCCTGATACACTTACAGGGCGTGAAAATTATAAGCTGTTAACCGGAAGCATTATCCCAAGACCAGTAGCCTTTGTGACGACACTGAGCAGTGAAGGGGTACTTAATGGTGCGCCGTTCAGTTATTTTTCCATCGTAGCTTCCGAGCCGCCGCTGTTGTCTGTGTCTGTACAACGTGTCGATGGGGTGTCCAAGGATACAGCACGTAATGCGATGGAGCAAAAAGCCTTTGTCGTACATATAACGGATGAGGACAATGTGGGTGCGGTGAATGTGACGGCTTCCCGTCTGTCGCCGGAGGAAAGTGAAATCACACTGGCCGGACTTACGTCGGTGAAAAGTACAAAAATCGCGGTTCCCGGTGTGGCTGAAGCGAAAATACGCATGGAATGTGTCCTGGAGCAGGCGATACCGCTGGGGGGCACAGAGGGCGCACCTGCCTGCGATCTGCTGATCGGGCGCTTGGTGCAGTATCATTTGTCCGAGGAAGCGTATCAAAATACATACATAATCGCCAAGGAGCTGCGTCCGGTGAGTCGTTTGGCCGGAAATGATTATGCAAAGCTGGGAGAGCAATTCAGGCTGGAGCGTCCCCAATAG
- a CDS encoding RNA polymerase sigma factor produces MVELYSKHVYHVAYSVLHDSKEAEDAAQEAFVQVYKSLPQYRNEGFKTWLTRIALHKALDIKRKQDRRPAELIDVAETLVQLPSRDEDVLVRLIREERNVELSQKIAQLPQQHRDIIQDYYMQGKTYDQIAEETQVALKTVESRLYRARQWIRNHWKEEEWQ; encoded by the coding sequence ATGGTAGAGCTGTATAGCAAGCATGTGTATCATGTGGCCTATTCGGTGCTGCATGATAGCAAAGAAGCGGAAGATGCCGCGCAGGAAGCGTTCGTTCAGGTGTATAAGTCTCTCCCCCAGTACCGGAACGAAGGTTTTAAAACGTGGCTGACCCGAATTGCGCTCCACAAAGCGCTGGATATCAAGCGCAAACAGGACAGGCGGCCCGCAGAGCTGATAGATGTGGCAGAAACCCTCGTTCAACTCCCTTCCCGGGATGAGGATGTGCTGGTCCGTCTGATCCGCGAGGAACGAAATGTGGAACTATCGCAAAAAATCGCCCAGCTGCCCCAGCAGCATCGGGATATTATCCAAGACTATTATATGCAGGGCAAAACCTACGATCAAATTGCAGAAGAGACGCAAGTAGCCTTAAAAACAGTAGAGTCCAGACTCTACCGGGCACGGCAGTGGATTCGAAATCACTGGAAGGAGGAGGAATGGCAATGA
- the asnS gene encoding asparagine--tRNA ligase, which yields MTNKSTIALVGRHVGETVTIGAWVNNKRSSGKIQFLQLRDGTGYIQGVIVKSEVSEDIWNDAKSLTQESSLYVTGVVREEPRSQSGFELTVTGIEIIHLTENYPITPKEHGVDFLMDHRHLWLRSAKQRAVLIVRAEIIRAVQEFFNGNGFTKVDPPILTPSSAEGTTELFHIKYFDEDAYLTQSGQLYMEAAAMALGKVYSFGPTFRAEKSKTRRHLIEFWMIEPEMVFVDHEESLRVQEQFVSHIVQSVLKNCAKELETIGRDVSKLEPIQGEFPRITYDEAIAFLQGEGFDIPWGEDFGAPHETAIAERYNKPVFITHWPTHIKAFYMKPDPTRPEVVLCADMIAPEGYGEIIGGSQRIDDPALMEERFNEHNLAREAYQWYMDLRTYGTVPHSGFGLGLERTVAWICGLDHVRETIPFPRMLYRLYP from the coding sequence ATGACGAATAAAAGTACGATTGCCCTAGTGGGCCGCCATGTAGGGGAAACGGTTACAATCGGCGCTTGGGTAAATAACAAACGATCTAGTGGTAAAATCCAGTTCCTGCAACTGCGCGATGGTACCGGATATATTCAAGGGGTTATCGTGAAAAGCGAGGTGTCCGAGGACATTTGGAATGATGCCAAATCCTTGACACAAGAAAGCTCTTTGTATGTTACCGGAGTTGTGCGCGAAGAACCGCGTAGCCAATCCGGCTTTGAATTAACGGTAACGGGCATTGAAATCATTCATTTGACAGAAAACTACCCGATCACGCCAAAAGAACACGGTGTAGATTTCCTGATGGATCACCGTCACCTGTGGTTGCGTTCCGCCAAGCAACGCGCGGTTCTGATCGTACGGGCGGAAATTATCCGTGCGGTACAGGAATTTTTTAACGGCAATGGCTTTACAAAGGTGGACCCGCCAATTTTGACTCCTTCTTCCGCAGAAGGCACAACAGAGCTGTTCCATATCAAATATTTTGACGAGGATGCTTATCTGACACAAAGCGGACAGTTGTATATGGAAGCGGCAGCCATGGCGCTTGGCAAGGTATACTCGTTTGGTCCAACCTTCCGTGCGGAAAAGTCTAAAACACGTCGTCACCTGATTGAGTTCTGGATGATCGAGCCGGAGATGGTTTTTGTAGATCATGAGGAATCTTTGCGCGTACAGGAGCAGTTTGTGAGTCATATCGTACAATCAGTGCTGAAAAATTGTGCAAAAGAGCTTGAAACGATCGGACGCGATGTTTCGAAGCTGGAGCCAATTCAGGGAGAATTCCCGCGCATTACGTATGATGAGGCGATTGCTTTCCTTCAAGGAGAAGGATTCGATATCCCTTGGGGCGAGGACTTTGGCGCTCCGCATGAAACGGCTATTGCTGAGAGATACAACAAGCCAGTGTTCATTACACATTGGCCGACTCACATTAAGGCATTTTATATGAAGCCTGATCCAACTCGTCCGGAGGTTGTCCTGTGCGCTGATATGATCGCTCCAGAAGGCTACGGCGAAATTATCGGGGGTTCCCAACGGATTGATGATCCGGCCTTGATGGAAGAACGTTTTAACGAGCATAACCTGGCGCGTGAAGCTTACCAATGGTACATGGATCTGCGCACCTACGGCACCGTTCCGCATTCCGGCTTTGGACTGGGACTGGAGCGTACGGTAGCATGGATTTGTGGACTAGATCATGTGCGTGAAACGATTCCGTTCCCACGTATGCTGTATCGTTTGTATCCGTAA
- a CDS encoding acetate kinase produces MKILVINAGSSSLKYQLYDMSDESVLAKGLVERIGMDSSILTHKPTNKEEYTEVSEILEHTTAIRKVLNALTDAEHGVISSTSEIEAVGHRVVHGGEIFKQSAVVTPEAKSEIRRLFDLAPLHNPASMMGIKAAELNMPDVPQVVVFDTSFHQTMPEKAYMYAIPRVLYNKYKVRRYGAHGTSHDYVSKEAAKFVGRPLEELKIITCHIGNGGSVTAVQGGLSVDTSMGMTPLEGLMMGTRSGDLDPAIVPYVMNKQELTVNEVNSMLNKHSGLLAISGISSDMREITEGMEKGEANSTLAFEMYEYRLRKYIGSYAAAMNGVDVIVFTAGVGENSVVLRKRVLEQLTFLGIELDESLNAIRSGEPRRITTANSKVDVLIVPTNEELVIARDTYRLVQ; encoded by the coding sequence ATGAAAATTCTCGTAATTAATGCAGGGAGTTCTTCCCTGAAATACCAGCTGTATGATATGTCGGACGAGTCCGTTCTGGCAAAAGGATTGGTCGAGCGCATCGGTATGGATTCATCCATCCTGACGCATAAGCCAACCAACAAAGAAGAATACACTGAGGTTAGCGAAATTCTGGAGCATACTACAGCGATCCGTAAAGTGCTGAATGCACTCACAGATGCGGAACATGGTGTAATCTCCAGCACTAGCGAAATTGAGGCTGTGGGACACCGCGTTGTTCATGGAGGCGAAATCTTCAAGCAGTCAGCGGTTGTAACGCCTGAAGCGAAGAGTGAAATCCGCCGCTTGTTCGACCTTGCGCCATTGCATAACCCGGCTTCCATGATGGGTATTAAAGCGGCTGAATTGAATATGCCGGATGTACCGCAGGTTGTTGTATTTGATACCTCATTCCATCAAACGATGCCTGAAAAAGCTTATATGTACGCCATTCCAAGAGTGTTGTACAATAAGTACAAGGTCCGTCGCTACGGCGCACACGGTACTTCCCATGATTATGTAAGCAAGGAAGCCGCCAAATTCGTCGGTCGTCCTTTGGAAGAGTTGAAAATCATCACTTGTCATATCGGTAACGGCGGTAGTGTAACAGCGGTTCAAGGCGGTTTGTCCGTAGATACTTCCATGGGTATGACTCCACTGGAAGGACTTATGATGGGGACACGTAGTGGTGATTTGGACCCGGCAATCGTGCCTTATGTGATGAACAAGCAAGAATTGACCGTCAATGAAGTCAACTCCATGCTGAACAAGCACAGTGGACTTTTGGCTATCTCCGGTATCAGCAGTGATATGCGTGAAATCACGGAAGGTATGGAAAAAGGCGAAGCTAATTCTACATTGGCATTTGAAATGTATGAATACCGTCTGCGCAAATACATTGGTTCGTATGCCGCGGCAATGAATGGGGTAGACGTGATCGTATTCACGGCAGGTGTAGGCGAAAACTCCGTCGTTCTGCGTAAGAGAGTGTTGGAGCAACTGACATTCCTCGGTATCGAGCTGGATGAATCGTTGAACGCTATTCGTTCTGGCGAGCCTCGCCGGATTACAACAGCAAATTCGAAGGTTGATGTATTGATCGTTCCGACGAACGAAGAGCTGGTTATTGCCCGCGACACGTACCGTCTGGTTCAGTAG
- a CDS encoding 3-hydroxyacyl-CoA dehydrogenase NAD-binding domain-containing protein has translation MQFKKIGVIGGGTMGQGISEMLASKGIDVLLVEQTPEKLDYAYNMIETSLDKQLEKWAITQAEKKLILSRIQKVSHLAELGSCDMVIETITENLDEKKAVFQELDYVCPNNIILASNTSTLSLTELASSTKYPERVIGMHFIYPVSRIDLVEIIRGLKTSDDTFENTKMFVEEVVEKKGVMIYESPGFVTSRIICLLINEAAHVLQEGVASAEDIDDAMRIGYSFQSGPLEMADRFGLDSVLAALERMFREFGELKYRPSIVLKKMVRAGNLGVKSGEGFFKYDKDGDRV, from the coding sequence ATGCAATTTAAAAAAATCGGCGTCATCGGCGGCGGCACCATGGGACAGGGTATCTCTGAAATGCTCGCGTCCAAAGGAATTGATGTGCTGTTGGTAGAGCAGACACCAGAGAAACTAGACTACGCCTACAATATGATTGAAACGAGTCTGGACAAGCAACTGGAAAAATGGGCAATCACACAAGCGGAGAAAAAATTGATTTTATCCCGCATCCAGAAAGTTTCTCATTTGGCTGAGCTTGGAAGCTGTGACATGGTCATTGAAACCATTACAGAAAATCTGGACGAGAAGAAAGCTGTTTTCCAAGAACTGGACTATGTGTGTCCAAACAACATTATTCTTGCAAGTAATACATCCACGCTGAGCCTGACCGAGCTTGCCAGCTCGACCAAGTATCCTGAGCGTGTTATTGGTATGCACTTTATCTATCCAGTATCCCGCATTGATCTTGTGGAAATTATTCGTGGCTTGAAAACTTCGGACGATACGTTTGAAAACACAAAAATGTTTGTTGAAGAAGTAGTGGAGAAAAAAGGGGTTATGATTTATGAATCCCCGGGCTTTGTAACAAGCCGTATCATTTGCCTGCTGATTAATGAAGCAGCTCACGTTCTTCAAGAGGGCGTAGCTTCCGCTGAAGATATCGACGATGCTATGCGAATCGGCTACAGCTTCCAAAGCGGTCCTTTGGAAATGGCTGACCGCTTTGGTCTGGATTCCGTTTTGGCTGCTCTGGAGCGCATGTTCCGTGAATTCGGTGAATTGAAATATCGTCCGTCCATCGTCCTGAAGAAAATGGTGCGTGCAGGTAATCTGGGCGTGAAATCAGGAGAAGGCTTCTTTAAGTACGACAAGGATGGTGACCGGGTATGA
- a CDS encoding AAA family ATPase has protein sequence MPRWIKEALIGIVPVTIIFLIFIGVNIIPFLIAGLMLSGLLMLMHARGGLAVGAGQERKRKKNGPDKLTFEEIGGQESAKQELREALDFLNRHDEISKFGIRPLKGVLLTGPPGTGKTLMAKAAAHYTNSIFVAASGSEFVEMYVGVGAGRVRELFREARTRAAKEKKENAIIFIDEIDVIGGKREGGQQREYDQTLNQLLTEMDGIYSADTPRILIIAATNRKEMLDSALTRPGRFDRHIQVDLPDKKGRLHILKIHAKNKPIQEEANLDKIAEESYGFSGAQLESVMNEAAIYAMRQEQETIAQKHLSMAIDKVMMGEKTDRESTLEEKKRVAIHELGHAIMAEIVRPGSVSQVALSPRGKALGYVRHNPQQEHYLYTKQFLEEQIMISLAGATAEEMYYGGRSTGSSNDFEQALNIVHTMMTSGLTSLGIINMEMVTKEELMRENGEIMDDLHNRTLELLEKHRPVFDNSLDILMKEETLSGDQFRCQFSENALLPA, from the coding sequence ATGCCTAGATGGATCAAGGAAGCACTAATCGGCATTGTGCCGGTGACCATTATATTTCTCATTTTTATCGGGGTGAATATTATCCCTTTTCTTATCGCAGGTTTGATGCTCAGCGGCTTGTTAATGCTCATGCATGCACGTGGAGGTTTGGCTGTAGGGGCCGGGCAAGAACGTAAACGTAAAAAGAATGGCCCGGACAAGCTGACTTTTGAGGAAATCGGCGGGCAAGAAAGCGCCAAGCAGGAGCTGCGTGAAGCGCTGGATTTTTTGAATCGGCATGATGAAATTTCCAAGTTTGGCATTCGTCCATTAAAAGGTGTTTTGCTTACAGGCCCTCCGGGAACCGGGAAAACACTGATGGCGAAGGCAGCTGCGCACTATACCAATTCTATATTTGTTGCCGCTTCAGGCAGTGAGTTTGTTGAAATGTACGTAGGTGTTGGTGCAGGCCGTGTCCGCGAGCTGTTTCGGGAGGCCCGCACTCGTGCAGCCAAGGAAAAGAAGGAAAATGCTATTATTTTTATTGACGAGATCGACGTGATTGGCGGCAAGCGTGAGGGTGGACAGCAACGTGAATATGACCAAACCTTGAATCAGTTGCTGACTGAAATGGATGGCATCTATTCAGCAGATACTCCGCGCATTTTGATCATTGCGGCTACAAACCGTAAAGAAATGCTGGACAGCGCCTTAACGCGTCCGGGGCGTTTTGACCGTCATATTCAAGTGGACTTGCCTGATAAGAAGGGCCGTCTTCATATTCTTAAAATCCATGCCAAAAACAAACCGATTCAGGAAGAGGCGAATCTGGACAAAATTGCTGAGGAATCCTACGGGTTTTCCGGTGCACAGCTGGAAAGTGTCATGAACGAAGCGGCAATCTATGCGATGAGACAGGAACAGGAAACGATTGCGCAAAAGCATCTGTCGATGGCGATTGACAAGGTGATGATGGGTGAGAAAACGGATCGTGAATCAACGTTGGAAGAGAAAAAACGTGTAGCGATTCATGAACTGGGACATGCTATTATGGCTGAAATCGTTCGTCCGGGCAGTGTCAGCCAGGTAGCGCTCAGCCCGCGTGGGAAAGCGCTCGGCTATGTGCGGCACAATCCACAGCAAGAGCATTATTTGTATACTAAGCAGTTCCTGGAGGAGCAGATCATGATCTCGCTCGCAGGAGCTACGGCGGAAGAAATGTACTATGGCGGTCGCAGTACAGGCTCTAGCAACGATTTTGAGCAGGCGCTGAACATTGTTCATACGATGATGACTTCCGGTTTGACTTCACTTGGCATTATTAACATGGAAATGGTAACGAAAGAAGAGCTCATGCGCGAAAATGGTGAGATTATGGACGACCTTCATAACCGTACTTTGGAGCTGCTCGAAAAGCATCGTCCAGTGTTCGACAACTCTCTTGACATCCTTATGAAGGAAGAAACCCTGTCCGGGGATCAATTTAGATGTCAATTTAGTGAAAATGCTCTATTACCAGCATAA
- a CDS encoding (S)-acetoin forming diacetyl reductase: MGKVNGKVALVTGGGQGIGRAIALRLSQDGFAVAIVDLNEETAQSVAGEITKAGGRSLALKVDVSNRDQVFAAVKEASEKLGGFDVIVNNAGIAPAKLLEDVTLADFDKLFHINVTSVLWGIQAAAAKFKELGHGGKIINASSQAGHVGNANLGIYSATKFAVRALTQTAAQEYAQYGITANAYCPGIVQTPMWSGIDKEITASKGEATGDATKEFGSKIALGRLSTPEDVSAFVSFLAGPDSDYMTGQSPLIDGGMMFL, from the coding sequence ATGGGTAAAGTGAATGGGAAAGTTGCATTAGTAACGGGTGGAGGTCAAGGGATTGGACGGGCTATTGCTTTACGCCTCAGTCAAGATGGCTTCGCAGTGGCAATCGTGGATTTGAATGAAGAAACGGCCCAAAGTGTTGCTGGTGAGATTACAAAGGCAGGAGGGCGCTCGCTTGCGCTTAAAGTCGATGTTTCCAACCGGGATCAGGTTTTTGCGGCTGTAAAGGAAGCATCTGAAAAACTCGGTGGCTTTGATGTCATTGTAAATAACGCGGGGATTGCTCCCGCCAAGCTATTGGAGGATGTCACGCTGGCTGATTTTGACAAGCTGTTCCACATCAATGTGACCAGTGTATTATGGGGCATTCAGGCAGCAGCCGCCAAGTTCAAGGAACTGGGTCATGGTGGTAAAATCATCAATGCCTCTTCTCAGGCAGGCCATGTCGGTAATGCCAACCTGGGTATTTACTCCGCCACCAAATTTGCAGTTCGTGCCCTAACACAAACCGCCGCTCAGGAATATGCCCAATACGGTATTACAGCTAACGCCTACTGCCCCGGCATTGTACAAACGCCAATGTGGAGTGGCATTGATAAAGAAATTACGGCATCCAAAGGTGAAGCTACTGGCGATGCGACCAAGGAATTCGGCAGTAAAATTGCCCTGGGCCGTCTTTCTACACCGGAAGACGTATCTGCCTTCGTATCCTTCCTGGCAGGCCCTGATTCCGATTACATGACAGGACAATCCCCACTGATCGACGGTGGCATGATGTTCCTTTAA
- a CDS encoding DUF5590 domain-containing protein yields the protein MKNKKKWIVVAILAVILVLVSIFWYYSYVTQDQVTERNAAIVKAKQSGGLVTTTQTWKSVWDQVYWVVQGKNAQNENIMVWVPFQKVEGQPNVPVADNSGVHTELLKNGVDEQKMTAMIQQQLPGIDIVRLEPSVFNGQYVWQLFYDDGSHHYYTFYRFSDGGSMGVKYTLPNN from the coding sequence TTGAAAAATAAGAAAAAATGGATAGTGGTCGCCATTCTGGCCGTCATACTGGTCCTGGTCAGCATTTTCTGGTATTATTCCTATGTTACTCAAGATCAGGTGACTGAGAGAAATGCCGCTATCGTAAAGGCCAAGCAATCGGGTGGTCTGGTTACCACGACTCAGACGTGGAAGTCGGTGTGGGATCAGGTATACTGGGTGGTACAAGGGAAAAATGCTCAGAATGAAAATATTATGGTGTGGGTCCCTTTTCAAAAGGTGGAGGGTCAACCTAATGTGCCTGTGGCAGATAATAGTGGTGTTCATACCGAGCTACTTAAAAACGGAGTCGACGAGCAAAAAATGACAGCCATGATCCAGCAGCAGCTTCCGGGTATAGATATTGTAAGGCTTGAGCCGAGTGTGTTTAACGGTCAATATGTGTGGCAGTTGTTTTACGATGACGGCAGTCATCATTACTATACCTTTTATCGCTTCTCGGATGGGGGATCGATGGGGGTAAAGTATACTTTGCCTAATAATTGA
- a CDS encoding redox-sensing transcriptional repressor Rex — translation MKSDKISEAVVRRLPVYLRYLNALHKREVATVSSQELGQRLDLNPAQIRKDLAYFGDFGRKGIGYDVTYLIEKIRHILKIDQQINVVLVGAGNLGQALSNYNAYLKDNMKIVAVFDAVPDKVGTRINTLVVQPMDELEATVKEQNIRIGIITVPDFEAQNVADRLINSGIGAILNFAPTTLKAPANIRIHATDFTTDLLSLAYYLEDGKEDMQHDGE, via the coding sequence ATGAAATCAGATAAAATTTCAGAGGCTGTCGTACGGAGGTTACCCGTATATTTACGTTATCTGAATGCACTGCACAAACGGGAGGTGGCTACGGTCTCTTCCCAGGAGTTAGGACAAAGACTGGATTTGAATCCGGCTCAAATTCGTAAGGATCTCGCGTATTTTGGAGATTTTGGCCGTAAGGGTATCGGCTATGATGTTACTTATCTTATCGAGAAAATACGCCATATCCTGAAAATCGACCAGCAAATTAACGTGGTATTGGTCGGAGCAGGTAATCTGGGGCAAGCCCTTTCGAATTATAATGCTTATTTAAAAGACAATATGAAAATTGTAGCAGTATTTGATGCTGTGCCAGATAAGGTCGGAACCAGGATCAATACGCTGGTCGTACAGCCAATGGATGAACTGGAAGCGACCGTGAAGGAACAAAACATTCGGATCGGGATTATTACCGTACCGGATTTTGAAGCGCAGAACGTGGCTGACAGGCTCATAAATAGCGGGATTGGAGCGATTTTGAACTTTGCGCCGACCACTCTCAAGGCACCAGCAAATATTCGAATACATGCCACAGATTTTACAACAGATTTGTTAAGCCTCGCTTATTATTTGGAAGACGGAAAGGAAGATATGCAACATGACGGTGAATAA